Genomic segment of Umezawaea sp. Da 62-37:
GAAGGTGTGTCATGAGGCTCGGGGTAGCGGGTGCGTTGGTCGAGGGGGCCTACCGATCGGGTGACGTCGAGGTGGACCACGACAGCGGTCGGGTGCTGGGGATCGGCCTTCCCGGTCCGGGACAAGGGATCGCCGTGCCGGGGTTCATCGACATCCAGGTCAACGGGTTCGCCGGCGTGGACTTCCTGACCGCGGACGTCGAAGGCCACCGCGAGGCGGCCGAGGCGATGGCGCTCACGGGAGTGCTCGCCCACCAGCCCACGTTGATCACCAGTGCACCCGACCAGACCGCCTCCGCGATCGCCACGGCCGACAAGGCCCGCTCCACCACGGTGGGATCCCGTGTGCTCGGGGCCCACCTCGAAGGCCCGTTTCTATCCCCGGAGAAACGCGGCACCCACCCGGTCGACCTGCTCCGGACACCGGACGTCGACCTCCTGGACAGGCTGTTGGCGGCAGGTCCGGTCACCCAGATCACCCTCGCCCCGGAACTGCCTGGCGCGCTCGCCCTGGTCGACTACTGCCTGAGCGCGGGAGTCGTCGTCTCCTGCGGGCACAGCAACGCGACCGCCGCCGAGGCGCACGCCGCGTTCGACCGCGGCGCGACCATGGTCACCCACTTGTTCGACGCCATGCGCCCGTTCACCCACCGCGACCCCGGCATCGCCGGTGCCGCCCTCACCCGCGACGACGTCACCCTGGGGCTGATCGCCGACCCCAGCCACCTCTCGCCCGAGGCCGTGCGGCTCGCGTTCCGCGCCGGTCCGGACCGGGTCGTGCTGGTCACCGACGCGCTGGCCGCGGGTGGGTGCAAGGACGGGCACTTCAGCCTCGGCGCGGTCGAGTTCGACGTGGTCGACGGCGTCGCCCGCAAGCCGGACGGCACCCTGGTCGGGACCACGAGCACCCTGGTCGAGGCGATCCGGCACGCCTGCGGGTCAGGGGTGCCGCTGGAGGCGGCGGTCAACGCCGCGACGCTCACCCCGGCACGGTTCTTCCCCGGCCAGGACCTCGGACTGCTGCTTCCTGGCGACCGCGCGGACGTCGTGGTCCTGGACGACGGGCTGGACATCCGCGCGGTGTACCGCAACGGCGTCCCGCTCGGCTGAGCCGAACGTCATCGGCCACCGAGGACCAACCGCTCTGCCGACGGGGGTGCCCCGAGCGGAAGTCTGGAACCAGGAGAACGGACACCCCGACCGCGGGCACGTCCGACAGGTACAGGAGAGGTAGCCGGAGATGACCGTCCCCACGAAGCACACCGCGCCGATCGTTGTCGGTGTCGACGGGTCGACGTCCGCACGCGACGCAGTGGGCCTGGGGGCCGCCGAGGCCCTGCACCGCCACCGGACGCTGCGACTGGTGCACGCGCAACTCCTGCTGCCGTTCGACGGCTTGGAGGACACGGAGCGGCTGCGCGACGGGATGCACCACGACGGGTGGCACCGTCTGCACGAAGCGGCCGACGTGGCGCATGAGGTCGCGCCCGGTGTGGAACTCGACCTGACGCTGGAGACCGGGGATCCGGCGACCGTCCTCATCCGCGAGTCGGCCTCGGCCTACGAGGTCGTGGTCGGTTCTCGCGGCGCGGGAGGCTTCGCGGAACTGCTGGCGGGTTCGACCGCACTGGCGGTCAGCACGTACGGGCACTGTCCTGTCACGGTCGTCCGCGGCACCGTGTGGCCGCGTGGTCCGGTCGTGGTCGGGGTGGACGGCACCGCCGCGGGTGAGCCCGCGATCGAGTGGGCGTTCGACCGTGCCGCGCTCGACGGCGCCGACCTGATCGCGGTGCACGTCTGGCACCCGCGGATGAGCGGACTCGCGCTCGGCGAGGCCGACCGGCTCGCTCTGACCT
This window contains:
- a CDS encoding universal stress protein, which codes for MTVPTKHTAPIVVGVDGSTSARDAVGLGAAEALHRHRTLRLVHAQLLLPFDGLEDTERLRDGMHHDGWHRLHEAADVAHEVAPGVELDLTLETGDPATVLIRESASAYEVVVGSRGAGGFAELLAGSTALAVSTYGHCPVTVVRGTVWPRGPVVVGVDGTAAGEPAIEWAFDRAALDGADLIAVHVWHPRMSGLALGEADRLALTSDHHRLLAERLAGWQEKYPDVHVERVVAEGHVAKRLADYSDTARLLVVGPRGRGGFAGLLLGSTSHALLHHAPCPVLVARTTTPTE
- the nagA gene encoding N-acetylglucosamine-6-phosphate deacetylase → MRLGVAGALVEGAYRSGDVEVDHDSGRVLGIGLPGPGQGIAVPGFIDIQVNGFAGVDFLTADVEGHREAAEAMALTGVLAHQPTLITSAPDQTASAIATADKARSTTVGSRVLGAHLEGPFLSPEKRGTHPVDLLRTPDVDLLDRLLAAGPVTQITLAPELPGALALVDYCLSAGVVVSCGHSNATAAEAHAAFDRGATMVTHLFDAMRPFTHRDPGIAGAALTRDDVTLGLIADPSHLSPEAVRLAFRAGPDRVVLVTDALAAGGCKDGHFSLGAVEFDVVDGVARKPDGTLVGTTSTLVEAIRHACGSGVPLEAAVNAATLTPARFFPGQDLGLLLPGDRADVVVLDDGLDIRAVYRNGVPLG